In Ovis canadensis isolate MfBH-ARS-UI-01 breed Bighorn chromosome 11, ARS-UI_OviCan_v2, whole genome shotgun sequence, one genomic interval encodes:
- the LOC138447391 gene encoding uncharacterized protein produces the protein MADQLYQRKPWNPEQLRPDPDSDSEGLFDKAPPEEPPAVRGPKSAWAGGRKAGRRTGGKAQGARPGQPPKGATRPQPQEEAPPLDEGCYLDHFPHLSIFIYAAIAFSITSCIFTYIHLQLA, from the coding sequence ATGGCTGACCAACTCTATCAGCGCAAACCCTGGAACCCCGAGCAGCTTCGCCCGGACCCCGACTCTGACTCCGAAGGCCTGTTTGACAAGGCTCCTCCGGAAGAGCCCCCCGCTGTCCGTGGGCCCAAGTCGGCGTGGGCCGGGGGCAGGAAGGCGGGTCGGCGCACTGGCGGGAAGGCGCAGGGGGCCCGCCCCGGGCAGCCCCCTAAGGGCGCGAcgcgcccccagccccaggaagAGGCCCCTCCATTGGACGAAGGCTGCTATCTCGACCATTTTCCGCACCTCTCCATCTTTATCTACGcggccatcgccttctccatcacCTCCTGCATCTTCACCTATATCCATTTACAGCTTGCCTGA
- the MIS12 gene encoding protein MIS12 homolog — MSVDPMTYEAQFFGFTPQTCMLRIYIAFQDYLFEVMQAVEQVILKKLDGIPDCAISPVQIRKCTEKFLCFMKGRFDNLFGKMEQLFLQLILRIPPNVLLPEDKSQETHSYSEEEFHFLQKEIEQLQKKYKTELCTKQALLAELEEQKIVQAKLKQTLSLFDELENVGRDHGASDFREGLVFLIQNSRKLQNIRENVEKESKRLKIS; from the coding sequence ATGTCTGTTGATCCAATGACCTATGAGGCCCAGTTCTTTGGCTTCACACCGCAGACTTGCATGCTTAGGATCTACATTGCCTTTCAAGACTACCTGTTTGAGGTGATGCAGGCTGTTGAACAGGTTATTCTAAAGAAGCTGGATGGCATCCCAGACTGTGCGATTAGCCCAGTCCAGATTCGCAAGTGCACAGAAAAGTTTCTTTGCTTCATGAAAGGACGTTTTGATAACCTTTTTGGCAAAATGGAGCAGCTCTTCTTACAGTTGATTTTGCGGATTCCCCCAAACGTCTTACTTCCAGAAGATAAATCTCAGGAGACACATTCTTACAGTGAGGAAGAATTCCACTTTCTCCAAAAAGAAATTGAACAGTTACAGAAGAAGTATAAGACTGAATTGTGCACTAAGCAGGCCCTTCTTGCAGAATTAGAAGAGCAAAAAATTGTTCAGGCCAAACTCAAACAGACATTGTCTTTGTTTGATGAACTTGAAAACGTTGGCAGAGACCATGGGGCTAGTGATTTTAGGGAGGGCTTGGTGTTCCTGATCCAGAACTCCAGAAAACTCCAGAATATCAGAGAGAAtgtggaaaaagaaagcaaacgattgaaaatatcttga
- the DERL2 gene encoding derlin-2 isoform X2, whose protein sequence is MDWRKGKWGVGGGPAAVGKMAYQSLRLEYLQIPPVSRAYTTACVLTTAAVLELITPFQLYFNPELIFKHFQIWRLITNFLFFGPVGFNFLFNMIFLYRYCRMLEEGSFRGRTADFVFMFLFGGFLMTLFGLFVSLVFLGQAFTIMLVYVWSRRNPYVRMNFFGLLNFQAPFLPWVLMGFSLLLGNSIIVDLLGIAVGHIYFFLEDVFPNQPGGIRILKTPSILKAIFDTPDEDPNYNPLPEERPGGFAWGEGQRLGG, encoded by the exons ATGGACTGGCGGAAGgggaagtggggggtggggggggggccgGCGGCGGTGGGGAAGATGGCGTACCAGAGCCTCCGGCTGGAGTACCTGCAGATCCCACCGGTCAGCCGTGCCTATACCACCGCCTGCGTCCTCACCACCGCCGCTGTG TTGGAACTGATCACACCTTTTCAGTTGTACTTCAATCCTGAATTAATCTTTAAACACTTTCAA atatgGAGGCTAATCACCAATTTCTTGTTTTTTGGGCCAGTTGgattcaattttttatttaacaTGATTTTTCT ATATCGTTACTGTCGAATGCTAGAAGAAGGCTCTTTCCGAGGTCGGACAGCAGACTTTGTATTTATGTTCCTTTTTGGTGGATTCTTAATGACC ctttttggtttgtttgtgagCTTAGTTTTCTTAGGCCAGGCCTTTACAATAATGCTTGTCTACGTGTGGAGCCGAAGGAACCCGTATGTCCGCATGAACTTCTTCGGCCTTCTGAATTTCCAGGCCCCCTTTCTACCCTGGGTGCTCATGGGCTTTTCCTTGTTGTTGGGGAACTCAATCATTGTGGACCTCTTGG GTATTGCAGTTGgacacatatattttttcttggaaGATGTATTTCCCAATCAACCTGGCGGAATAAGAATTTTGAAAACACCATCTATTTT GAAGGCTATTTTTGATACACCAGATGAAGATCCAAATTATAATCCACTACCTGAAGAGCGGCCAGGAGGCTTTGCCTGGGGTGAGGGCCAGCGCCTAGGCGGCTAA
- the DERL2 gene encoding derlin-2 isoform X1 yields MDWRKGKWGVGGGPAAVGKMAYQSLRLEYLQIPPVSRAYTTACVLTTAAVQLELITPFQLYFNPELIFKHFQIWRLITNFLFFGPVGFNFLFNMIFLYRYCRMLEEGSFRGRTADFVFMFLFGGFLMTLFGLFVSLVFLGQAFTIMLVYVWSRRNPYVRMNFFGLLNFQAPFLPWVLMGFSLLLGNSIIVDLLGIAVGHIYFFLEDVFPNQPGGIRILKTPSILKAIFDTPDEDPNYNPLPEERPGGFAWGEGQRLGG; encoded by the exons ATGGACTGGCGGAAGgggaagtggggggtggggggggggccgGCGGCGGTGGGGAAGATGGCGTACCAGAGCCTCCGGCTGGAGTACCTGCAGATCCCACCGGTCAGCCGTGCCTATACCACCGCCTGCGTCCTCACCACCGCCGCTGTG cAGTTGGAACTGATCACACCTTTTCAGTTGTACTTCAATCCTGAATTAATCTTTAAACACTTTCAA atatgGAGGCTAATCACCAATTTCTTGTTTTTTGGGCCAGTTGgattcaattttttatttaacaTGATTTTTCT ATATCGTTACTGTCGAATGCTAGAAGAAGGCTCTTTCCGAGGTCGGACAGCAGACTTTGTATTTATGTTCCTTTTTGGTGGATTCTTAATGACC ctttttggtttgtttgtgagCTTAGTTTTCTTAGGCCAGGCCTTTACAATAATGCTTGTCTACGTGTGGAGCCGAAGGAACCCGTATGTCCGCATGAACTTCTTCGGCCTTCTGAATTTCCAGGCCCCCTTTCTACCCTGGGTGCTCATGGGCTTTTCCTTGTTGTTGGGGAACTCAATCATTGTGGACCTCTTGG GTATTGCAGTTGgacacatatattttttcttggaaGATGTATTTCCCAATCAACCTGGCGGAATAAGAATTTTGAAAACACCATCTATTTT GAAGGCTATTTTTGATACACCAGATGAAGATCCAAATTATAATCCACTACCTGAAGAGCGGCCAGGAGGCTTTGCCTGGGGTGAGGGCCAGCGCCTAGGCGGCTAA